A DNA window from Rossellomorea marisflavi contains the following coding sequences:
- a CDS encoding PTS fructose transporter subunit IIB, translating into MKIVGVTSCIAGLAHTPMAAKALEKAGVKLGYDVKIEQQGALGKVNEITPLEASEADFVIIAADKAIEDMERFEGKRIVRVKIGQAVSKAELVLQKAVEAVQKANA; encoded by the coding sequence ATGAAAATTGTAGGCGTAACATCATGTATCGCAGGATTGGCCCATACACCGATGGCAGCGAAAGCGTTGGAGAAAGCAGGAGTGAAGCTTGGGTATGATGTGAAGATCGAGCAGCAGGGGGCCTTGGGGAAAGTAAATGAAATCACCCCTTTGGAAGCATCTGAAGCAGATTTCGTCATCATCGCGGCTGATAAGGCGATTGAAGATATGGAACGCTTCGAAGGTAAACGCATCGTGCGGGTGAAAATTGGTCAGGCAGTCAGCAAAGCCGAGCTTGTACTTCAAAAAGCGGTAGAAGCCGTTCAAAAAGCAAACGCATAG
- a CDS encoding PTS sugar transporter subunit IIA has translation MLLSPELIFLEKEFDTKDDVMNFIGDVSVKFNITDNKEALVRDLWQREKEYSTGLAESVALPHTKSDAVMEARICFIRLKNEVDWNSLDGKDVKYVFGILMPSSNLENLHLKVIASLATNLLEDEFKEKLESLETAEEFYQYFTNQIGA, from the coding sequence TTGCTACTATCACCGGAGCTGATCTTCCTGGAGAAGGAATTCGACACGAAGGATGATGTCATGAACTTCATCGGGGATGTATCGGTTAAATTCAACATAACAGACAACAAAGAAGCATTGGTCAGGGACCTCTGGCAACGGGAGAAGGAATATTCAACAGGACTAGCTGAATCCGTCGCCCTGCCTCACACAAAGAGCGACGCCGTCATGGAGGCAAGGATTTGCTTCATCCGTTTGAAGAATGAAGTAGACTGGAACTCCTTGGACGGAAAGGACGTAAAGTACGTCTTCGGGATCCTCATGCCGAGCAGCAATCTGGAGAATCTCCATTTGAAAGTCATCGCTTCCCTGGCAACCAATCTATTAGAGGATGAATTCAAGGAGAAGCTCGAGAGCCTTGAGACGGCAGAAGAATTTTATCAGTACTTTACTAATCAAATAGGAGCGTGA
- a CDS encoding GNAT family N-acetyltransferase yields the protein MTHESKLIISPLTDDLIEDINKTNDPFRIYGRVVPRLQSGKWSYEEVLFDEATETRFPDDNLEWSHYINREDKTVFLAYLNNRCIGQIRVVKEWNRFCYIENIATKREYRGSGVGKALLHQAEEWALERSLIGMSLEAQDDNLDACRFYIKQGFKLGGVDTLKQSYNPHIEATLYWYKLF from the coding sequence TTGACTCACGAAAGCAAACTCATCATCTCTCCATTAACCGATGATCTAATAGAAGACATTAACAAAACAAATGACCCCTTCAGAATATACGGCCGAGTCGTCCCCCGCTTACAATCGGGAAAGTGGTCCTACGAAGAAGTTCTTTTTGATGAAGCGACAGAAACACGTTTTCCCGACGACAACCTTGAATGGAGCCATTATATCAACCGGGAGGACAAAACAGTCTTCTTAGCTTATCTGAACAATCGCTGCATAGGGCAGATTCGAGTCGTGAAAGAGTGGAATCGATTCTGTTATATCGAAAACATCGCAACGAAACGAGAGTACCGAGGTAGCGGAGTCGGGAAGGCGCTCTTACATCAAGCAGAGGAGTGGGCACTGGAACGAAGTCTTATTGGCATGTCGCTCGAAGCACAGGATGATAATCTCGATGCATGCAGATTTTACATAAAACAAGGGTTCAAACTGGGCGGTGTTGACACCCTGAAGCAGTCCTATAACCCACATATCGAAGCCACTTTATACTGGTATAAATTATTCTAA
- a CDS encoding BglG family transcription antiterminator, whose amino-acid sequence MNLFLNKRLAGIFQSFLERDGWLPDEMASHFDVSTRTIRTDIKKLNDSLASYGAEIALERQKGYHLLVWEKEAFEGLCEQFNRQHVVQDDPDYRVQYVLKSLLLSKGYTKLEDLADQMFISRATLNNDMKNVRRILTGYHLELSSKPGHGVRVDGEEKNIRFCLAKNLSQGSSEIGRTSALHRFFDMKELEKISTILTAQFRQHSLNLPDIALENLIIHTAISIERIRAEHPISVFATFEAPVDYQQLAETIVSDLEETFSLEFSDAEKIYFLLQIMSKVRPKVKDGDYMADEQHELVLDMLEYIYKRHHYDLRSDTQLKSDLISHLKAMFYRIRFNMNMKNPLLDHIKINYPVAYEVTLGAVKEVQDRFPSTVNDDELGYLVLHIGAALERKYFLESDRKKVALIVCGTGLGTARLLETKLRATFRDLVITDLISLYEYEHRESISEDIVISTVKLSKKNKPVAIVSPFLTEDESKQIEAIMNESILKSTMLTTYFRPLLFRHIEGKVDKESLLKSMSEQLEAEDFVDPDFHASVLERESLGSTAIGKGIAIPHPLGLIAKETIINIAILDHPVEWNDGHEVGVVFLIAMGNKNYEEATKIYDLFIEFTESKRYKELLKCRSFEDFVALSNVIMDK is encoded by the coding sequence TTGAACTTATTCTTGAATAAACGCCTTGCCGGAATCTTTCAATCGTTCCTGGAGAGGGATGGATGGCTGCCTGATGAGATGGCATCCCATTTTGATGTCTCCACGCGCACCATCAGAACCGATATAAAAAAGCTCAATGATAGTCTAGCATCCTATGGAGCCGAGATTGCCCTTGAACGACAGAAAGGGTACCACCTCCTGGTATGGGAAAAAGAAGCGTTTGAGGGTTTATGTGAGCAATTCAACCGCCAGCATGTGGTCCAGGACGACCCGGATTACCGGGTTCAATACGTATTGAAATCCCTCCTGCTATCAAAAGGATACACGAAGCTCGAAGACCTGGCCGATCAGATGTTCATCAGCAGGGCCACGCTGAACAACGATATGAAAAATGTTCGCAGGATCCTGACAGGGTATCATCTGGAACTGTCTTCAAAACCGGGCCACGGGGTAAGAGTGGACGGGGAAGAAAAGAACATCCGATTCTGCCTTGCGAAAAATCTATCGCAAGGTTCCTCCGAAATCGGTCGGACAAGCGCCCTTCATCGCTTTTTTGACATGAAGGAGTTAGAGAAGATCTCCACCATTCTGACGGCTCAGTTTAGACAGCACTCGTTGAATCTGCCGGATATCGCTTTGGAAAATCTCATCATCCATACAGCCATTTCCATCGAACGCATCCGTGCAGAGCACCCCATTTCGGTTTTCGCCACATTTGAAGCGCCGGTCGACTATCAGCAATTGGCAGAAACCATCGTGAGCGACCTTGAGGAAACATTCTCCCTCGAATTCTCGGATGCGGAGAAGATTTACTTCCTTCTTCAGATCATGAGCAAGGTGCGACCAAAGGTGAAGGATGGGGACTACATGGCAGATGAGCAGCATGAGCTCGTCCTCGATATGCTCGAGTACATCTATAAGCGGCATCATTATGATCTCCGCTCCGATACCCAGTTGAAATCAGATCTCATTTCTCACCTGAAGGCCATGTTCTACCGGATCCGATTCAATATGAATATGAAGAACCCCCTCCTGGACCATATCAAAATCAATTATCCCGTTGCCTATGAGGTCACCCTTGGAGCAGTGAAGGAAGTGCAGGACCGGTTCCCGAGCACGGTGAACGATGATGAGCTCGGTTACCTCGTCCTTCATATCGGGGCAGCCCTTGAGCGGAAGTATTTCCTCGAGTCAGACCGAAAAAAAGTGGCACTCATCGTCTGCGGGACAGGGCTCGGCACCGCCCGTCTCCTGGAGACGAAGCTGCGTGCCACCTTCAGGGACCTGGTGATCACGGATCTCATTTCCCTTTATGAATATGAACATCGGGAAAGCATCAGTGAAGACATCGTCATCTCGACAGTCAAATTGTCCAAAAAGAACAAGCCCGTGGCGATTGTCAGTCCTTTCCTGACAGAGGATGAATCGAAGCAGATAGAAGCCATCATGAATGAGTCGATCCTGAAATCCACCATGCTCACGACCTATTTCAGGCCGCTTCTATTCCGCCACATAGAAGGTAAGGTGGACAAGGAGAGCCTGCTTAAAAGCATGAGTGAGCAGTTGGAAGCGGAAGACTTCGTGGATCCGGACTTCCATGCATCGGTTCTTGAACGGGAGTCCCTCGGTTCCACTGCAATCGGAAAAGGGATCGCCATACCGCATCCCCTCGGACTGATTGCCAAGGAAACCATCATCAACATCGCCATCCTGGATCACCCGGTCGAATGGAATGACGGGCATGAAGTAGGTGTCGTATTCCTCATCGCCATGGGGAATAAAAACTACGAAGAAGCAACCAAAATCTATGATCTCTTCATCGAATTCACCGAAAGCAAGCGGTATAAGGAACTGTTGAAATGCCGTTCTTTCGAAGATTTCGTTGCCCTGTCAAACGTCATCATGGATAAATGA
- a CDS encoding VLRF1 family aeRF1-type release factor — protein MSFPKLIKKLENLHLHAPDKMLTVYLNTDRSDPDQQGGEWKIALKNGFNRLEEYLESAPEEQERLKDLRPKVEEYVYSMERELPRSFIFFASRDSGIWEAIELQVPVETNFYWEEDPMLDDLKELQRAYPHTGLILIQQNQVKILTSAFGNLLSNESMEFDLDTDDWRKYEGPHHADASMGSSKSNQKEEFENRVKANQQRWWKSLASMLDKKAADEKWDRIVLVGNKEEAAVLEENMNKEVHDTIGKNLLNENEHKVIEKILA, from the coding sequence ATGAGTTTCCCTAAACTGATTAAGAAGTTGGAGAATCTGCACCTGCACGCCCCCGATAAGATGCTGACCGTATATTTGAATACCGACCGGAGCGACCCCGATCAGCAGGGCGGAGAATGGAAAATCGCCTTGAAGAACGGGTTCAACAGGCTCGAGGAATACCTGGAAAGCGCCCCCGAGGAACAGGAGCGATTGAAGGATCTGCGTCCAAAAGTCGAAGAGTATGTGTACAGTATGGAGCGTGAACTTCCGCGGAGCTTCATTTTTTTCGCCTCCCGGGACAGCGGCATCTGGGAAGCCATCGAGCTTCAGGTCCCGGTGGAAACCAACTTCTATTGGGAAGAAGACCCTATGCTTGACGACCTGAAGGAACTGCAACGGGCCTACCCCCATACCGGTCTCATCCTCATTCAGCAGAATCAGGTCAAGATCTTGACGTCTGCTTTCGGCAACCTTTTGTCAAACGAATCCATGGAGTTCGATCTCGACACCGATGACTGGCGGAAATACGAAGGTCCCCACCATGCAGACGCCAGCATGGGAAGCTCCAAGTCGAACCAGAAAGAAGAGTTCGAAAACCGGGTCAAGGCGAACCAGCAGCGCTGGTGGAAGAGTCTCGCCAGCATGCTGGATAAAAAAGCAGCCGATGAAAAGTGGGACCGCATCGTCCTCGTAGGCAATAAAGAAGAAGCGGCCGTATTGGAGGAAAACATGAACAAGGAAGTGCATGATACGATCGGAAAGAATCTCCTCAATGAAAATGAACACAAAGTAATTGAAAAAATCCTAGCGTAG
- a CDS encoding stage II sporulation protein M, producing MNVKQFVKQHREDWKRLEEMVTILQKKKNTSGDAIRRFNKLYQKAAQNLSYSQTYYPKEDVTQYLNGLVSKSHNLLYNDQLSSGKQVRRFFSTTFIGLLLEQWKAVVIAMILFFLGAAGAFIAVIGDPLAAYSILPDNMAQSVDPSSTGEIDGNVDSPTMSGAIMTNNIQVAFLAFVGGITFGLLTTYVLIMNGILLGALAAVFTNAGHTYEFWAYIVPHGMIELTAIFIAGGAGLLMGYKLFVPGTLSRGYHLKVQAKRSVQLVLGTIPLFVIAGLIEGFITPAAIPLSMKYGVALVTVLGLILYVAIGKLLLGRNRLQESSV from the coding sequence ATGAACGTCAAACAGTTCGTTAAACAGCATCGGGAGGACTGGAAGCGCCTCGAAGAGATGGTGACGATCCTCCAGAAAAAGAAAAATACCTCAGGGGATGCAATCCGGCGCTTCAATAAGCTCTATCAAAAGGCGGCCCAGAATCTCTCTTACAGCCAGACCTACTATCCAAAAGAAGATGTCACTCAATACTTGAACGGCCTTGTTTCCAAATCTCATAATCTCTTATACAATGACCAGCTGTCCAGTGGAAAACAGGTACGACGATTCTTCTCCACTACTTTTATCGGCCTTCTCCTCGAACAGTGGAAAGCCGTCGTCATCGCCATGATCCTGTTTTTCCTGGGAGCAGCAGGGGCTTTCATTGCCGTCATCGGCGACCCCCTTGCGGCCTATTCGATCCTGCCCGACAACATGGCCCAATCCGTCGATCCTTCCTCAACCGGTGAAATCGATGGAAATGTCGACTCACCGACCATGTCTGGAGCCATCATGACGAATAACATCCAGGTTGCCTTCCTCGCATTCGTAGGCGGCATCACATTCGGTCTATTGACAACCTACGTGCTCATCATGAACGGCATCCTACTTGGAGCCCTCGCTGCCGTGTTCACCAATGCCGGACATACCTATGAATTCTGGGCATATATCGTCCCTCATGGAATGATCGAGCTGACAGCGATTTTCATTGCCGGTGGAGCCGGGCTTCTCATGGGGTATAAACTCTTTGTCCCCGGCACACTTTCGAGGGGATATCACCTCAAGGTGCAGGCCAAACGATCCGTTCAGCTCGTTCTCGGAACGATTCCGCTGTTCGTCATCGCCGGCCTCATCGAGGGATTCATCACGCCGGCAGCGATACCGCTGTCCATGAAGTATGGAGTGGCACTGGTGACCGTTCTGGGACTCATCCTTTATGTCGCCATCGGGAAGCTCCTTTTGGGAAGGAACAGATTACAAGAGTCCTCTGTTTAA
- a CDS encoding PTS fructose transporter subunit IIC has translation MKKWLSEAKQHLMTGISFALPIIIGGSLVVAIAKMIGFGFGVSNLDDYADASGFLHYVYLFQGVGWTAIGLLNVILAAYIAYSIGGKPALAAGFVGGSLAISTNAGFLGAVIAGFFAGYLTILIKNKVQIKGAAASTVPLIILPLITVGLTGILMALVLGGPLGALNQGLIDWINSMTQSGTNKVLLAVILGAMIGFDLGGPVNKAAWMAGNALLASGIYLPNIMINIAICIPPLGYAIATVIRRSKFNATFREAGNGAWIMGMIGITEGAIPFTLRNPLKMIPLNMIGCAAGAAITILLGAYDKMPPIGGLYGAISIGNPFAYLIGGISGALIIAIGAVLLGNFNDEEEVKTSKTAKPTEEDEIELVLE, from the coding sequence ATGAAAAAGTGGTTATCGGAAGCAAAACAGCATTTGATGACAGGTATATCGTTCGCCCTACCGATCATCATCGGCGGATCGCTGGTGGTCGCCATCGCGAAAATGATCGGATTCGGATTCGGGGTGAGCAACCTCGATGATTATGCAGACGCATCAGGCTTCCTGCATTATGTGTACCTCTTCCAGGGAGTCGGCTGGACGGCAATCGGACTCCTCAATGTGATCCTTGCTGCTTACATCGCCTATTCGATCGGCGGGAAGCCGGCACTTGCCGCAGGATTTGTCGGTGGAAGCCTGGCCATCAGTACGAATGCAGGGTTCCTTGGAGCCGTGATCGCCGGATTCTTTGCCGGTTACCTCACGATCCTCATCAAGAACAAAGTTCAGATCAAGGGAGCAGCGGCAAGCACCGTACCGTTGATCATCCTTCCGCTCATCACCGTCGGCCTGACGGGGATCCTCATGGCCCTGGTATTGGGTGGACCTCTGGGCGCATTGAATCAGGGACTGATTGATTGGATCAATAGCATGACCCAGAGCGGAACGAATAAAGTCCTTCTGGCCGTCATCCTAGGGGCCATGATCGGATTCGATCTTGGTGGACCGGTCAATAAGGCAGCCTGGATGGCCGGTAACGCCTTATTGGCTTCCGGTATCTATCTACCGAACATCATGATCAATATCGCGATCTGCATCCCGCCGCTCGGCTATGCGATTGCGACCGTCATCCGCAGAAGCAAGTTCAACGCAACATTCCGTGAAGCAGGGAATGGTGCATGGATCATGGGGATGATCGGCATCACGGAAGGGGCGATCCCGTTCACCCTCCGTAATCCGCTGAAGATGATCCCGCTCAATATGATTGGATGTGCCGCCGGTGCAGCGATCACGATCCTGCTTGGTGCCTATGACAAGATGCCACCGATCGGTGGACTATACGGAGCCATCTCCATCGGGAATCCGTTCGCATACTTGATCGGAGGAATCAGTGGAGCCCTCATCATCGCCATCGGTGCGGTACTCCTAGGTAACTTCAATGACGAAGAAGAAGTGAAAACATCCAAAACGGCAAAACCAACAGAAGAGGACGAGATCGAGCTCGTCTTAGAATAA
- the mngB gene encoding mannosylglycerate hydrolase, with product MLKAKTKVHVIPHTHWDREWYFTTSRSKIYLAKQVKEVLETLENNEDFKYYLLDAQASLLDDYLKWYPEDRGRLEALIAAKRIMTGPWYTQTDQLVISGESIVRNLYYGQSIAESFGHSMAVGYVPDAFGQAAQMPQIYKQFGIDTFLFWRGVADNRLKQTEFTWKGSDGSEVFAVQIPFGYYYGGNIPEGEDDILPYLNEQVGKLEAKASTEHVYFPNGFDQAPIRKNLPELINRFNEVDEEREYVLNEPERFLQEIKEAATSLPVLEGELTEGKHSRIHKTIFSTRADLKQLNNQIENFITNTLEPVLTISHSLGHDYPHETVAEIWKLMFENAAHDSIGGCNSDTTNQDVFFRYKQARDLGDNFLELHMRMIAQKINQEETFSFTVFNALPYVRKGYVEFDAYLPEKEFTIRDVNGEQLPFTIKEKTELTDYVLNQHIYLNPSKKVYLPEKVYAAKLVVKVNDIPSLGYSQFYFDLKENELGDQPNEKVDSIENDHYRIQFEDDCTLTITHKPTGSVYKNQMIFEENGDDGDSYNYSPPRKDLIISSVGSDGTVDVGRNAVEEIMNINLLMEVPRDLEERADGKCSVDMPLSVTVVLRSGDPLIHFNVDLDNQALSHRLRVVFATDIASKFSYADQPFGIIKRPVALPELDVWEEEEWQEKPISIEPMQSFVNVHDEGHGFTVFTEGVREYEIIGEHFDTIALTLFRTFGYMGKEDLLYRPGRASGEKIIETPDAQMIGELKFTFAYQMNTGGFDDAELVRTAKEYLSPLTVYQLADFLNGRLIFSNRDEEAQFEKEYSLFEVSPDHTAAVSAIKKAERSDAYILRCFNPYETLSSRVDIKDHTLEAVALNETTAMENIKDLSHCQLQTYVIK from the coding sequence ATGTTGAAAGCAAAAACAAAAGTACACGTCATTCCCCATACACACTGGGATCGCGAATGGTATTTCACAACATCACGGTCGAAAATCTATCTTGCGAAGCAGGTGAAGGAAGTCCTTGAAACGCTTGAAAACAACGAGGATTTTAAGTACTACCTGCTGGATGCGCAGGCATCACTCCTAGATGACTACTTGAAATGGTATCCAGAAGACAGGGGGCGACTGGAAGCGTTGATCGCGGCTAAGCGCATCATGACAGGACCTTGGTATACACAGACCGACCAGCTGGTCATTTCGGGTGAATCCATCGTCCGGAACCTTTACTACGGACAAAGCATTGCAGAATCATTCGGTCACTCCATGGCGGTCGGCTATGTGCCCGACGCATTCGGGCAGGCGGCTCAAATGCCTCAGATCTACAAGCAGTTCGGCATCGATACATTCCTCTTCTGGAGAGGGGTTGCCGATAATCGCTTGAAGCAGACGGAGTTCACCTGGAAGGGGTCGGATGGCAGTGAAGTCTTTGCCGTTCAGATTCCATTCGGTTACTACTACGGAGGAAATATCCCTGAAGGTGAGGACGATATCCTTCCATATCTCAATGAACAAGTCGGGAAGCTCGAAGCAAAAGCGTCTACAGAGCATGTTTATTTCCCGAATGGCTTTGACCAGGCTCCGATCCGCAAAAATCTGCCTGAGCTTATCAACCGATTCAACGAGGTCGATGAGGAACGTGAGTATGTCTTGAACGAGCCAGAGCGCTTCCTTCAGGAGATCAAAGAAGCAGCCACTTCCCTGCCGGTATTGGAAGGGGAGCTGACAGAAGGGAAACACAGCCGGATCCATAAGACCATCTTCTCGACGAGGGCGGACCTCAAGCAATTGAACAACCAGATCGAGAACTTCATCACGAATACATTGGAGCCTGTCCTCACAATCAGCCATTCCCTCGGACACGACTATCCTCATGAGACCGTAGCAGAGATCTGGAAGCTCATGTTCGAGAATGCCGCTCATGATAGCATCGGCGGTTGCAACAGCGATACGACCAATCAGGATGTCTTCTTCCGGTATAAGCAGGCGCGGGATCTCGGGGACAATTTCCTTGAGCTGCATATGCGTATGATCGCTCAGAAGATCAATCAGGAAGAGACCTTCTCCTTCACAGTATTCAATGCACTGCCTTATGTACGGAAGGGATATGTGGAATTCGACGCCTATCTCCCGGAGAAGGAATTCACGATCCGTGATGTCAACGGTGAACAGTTGCCCTTCACCATCAAAGAAAAAACCGAGTTGACCGATTATGTGCTCAATCAGCATATCTATCTCAATCCAAGCAAGAAAGTCTATCTGCCCGAGAAGGTATATGCAGCCAAACTGGTTGTCAAAGTCAATGACATCCCGTCCCTCGGATATTCTCAGTTCTATTTTGATCTGAAAGAAAACGAACTTGGAGATCAACCGAATGAAAAAGTCGATAGCATTGAAAATGACCACTACCGCATCCAATTTGAAGATGATTGCACCCTGACCATTACGCATAAGCCGACAGGAAGCGTCTATAAGAATCAAATGATCTTTGAAGAAAACGGGGACGATGGGGATTCATACAACTACTCACCGCCGCGCAAAGATCTGATCATCAGCTCTGTCGGGTCGGATGGAACGGTGGACGTGGGAAGGAATGCCGTAGAGGAAATCATGAACATCAATCTGTTGATGGAAGTACCACGTGACCTGGAAGAACGGGCCGATGGGAAATGCTCTGTGGATATGCCTCTGTCTGTAACGGTAGTACTTCGTTCAGGAGATCCGCTCATCCACTTTAACGTAGACTTGGATAACCAGGCACTCAGTCACCGCCTTCGCGTAGTGTTCGCAACGGATATTGCGTCCAAGTTCTCCTACGCAGATCAGCCTTTTGGTATAATCAAGAGACCAGTTGCCCTTCCGGAACTGGATGTGTGGGAAGAAGAAGAGTGGCAGGAAAAGCCGATTTCCATCGAACCGATGCAAAGTTTCGTGAACGTGCATGATGAGGGTCATGGATTCACGGTCTTCACAGAAGGAGTCCGTGAGTATGAAATCATCGGGGAGCACTTCGACACGATTGCGCTCACCCTGTTCCGCACGTTCGGATATATGGGTAAAGAGGATCTTCTATACAGACCTGGTCGTGCTTCTGGGGAGAAAATCATCGAGACTCCGGATGCACAAATGATCGGTGAGCTGAAGTTCACCTTTGCATACCAGATGAATACAGGCGGCTTCGATGATGCAGAGCTTGTCAGGACAGCGAAGGAGTACCTGTCGCCGCTTACGGTGTATCAACTGGCAGACTTCCTTAATGGGCGCTTGATCTTCTCGAATCGCGATGAAGAAGCGCAGTTTGAAAAGGAATACAGCCTGTTTGAAGTCAGTCCTGACCACACAGCTGCAGTGAGTGCCATCAAAAAAGCAGAACGGTCGGATGCTTACATCCTGCGATGCTTCAATCCGTACGAGACTTTAAGTTCCAGGGTTGATATAAAGGATCACACGTTGGAAGCAGTGGCCCTGAACGAAACAACAGCTATGGAAAACATCAAGGACTTGTCACACTGTCAGCTACAAACCTACGTTATAAAATAA
- a CDS encoding RDD family protein yields the protein MMEEKVEVKTPEYVSLRFEPAGLGSRAAALIIDQAIITVAVLLILLVTVLGMWGFDMYLGLGSVSPYLILGVVIVLFILSWGYFAGLEYFWNGKTIGKKVLGIHVMQENGHRITLLSSVIRNLMRIIDQLPAYYVLGMIMVYAHPKHKRLGDLVAGTIVVHERRAKSKRMSRLDKEIQRRNLKSEDLKIEEWNMKQLGERDWTLLKGYAERFTNLPLAKRNELTKKIATVLFPKLELSKEQKTYEQLENTLLILYLKLRDEWEYEL from the coding sequence ATGATGGAAGAAAAAGTCGAAGTCAAAACCCCCGAATACGTTTCATTGAGATTTGAACCGGCAGGACTCGGAAGCAGGGCAGCGGCCCTCATCATTGATCAGGCAATCATAACCGTTGCAGTTTTATTGATCCTGCTCGTCACGGTCTTAGGTATGTGGGGATTCGATATGTATTTAGGTCTTGGATCGGTATCGCCTTATCTGATCTTGGGAGTCGTGATTGTGCTGTTCATCCTTAGCTGGGGATACTTTGCAGGCCTTGAGTATTTCTGGAATGGGAAGACGATCGGGAAGAAAGTACTCGGCATCCATGTGATGCAGGAAAATGGCCATCGTATCACGCTTCTTTCTTCAGTTATCAGGAACTTGATGAGGATCATCGATCAACTGCCTGCTTACTATGTATTGGGGATGATCATGGTGTATGCCCATCCGAAGCATAAACGTCTTGGCGACCTTGTTGCGGGAACGATCGTGGTTCATGAACGAAGGGCAAAAAGTAAGCGGATGAGCAGGCTGGATAAGGAGATTCAACGAAGGAATCTCAAGAGTGAAGATCTAAAGATCGAGGAATGGAATATGAAACAGCTTGGTGAGAGGGACTGGACCTTGTTGAAAGGATATGCGGAGCGTTTCACCAATTTGCCGCTGGCGAAGCGGAATGAGCTGACGAAGAAGATTGCCACCGTTTTGTTTCCGAAGCTGGAATTGAGCAAGGAGCAGAAGACGTATGAGCAGCTTGAGAATACGCTGCTGATCCTTTATCTGAAGCTTCGCGATGAGTGGGAATATGAATTATAG